The genomic region CCAGCCGAACACGTTGGCGAGGTCGGCGACCGTGCCCGCACCGTCACCGAGCAGCAGGAGCGGGAAGGCGTACAGCAGCCCGGCGGTGGCCGCCTTGCCCAGGAAGTGCACCGGCAGCGAGCTGAACCCGCGGGTGCGCAGGAACGGCACGAGGCTGAACAGGAACACGTCGCGCAGCGGGATGGCGACCACGAGCCACCACGGGATGATCTCCCGCAGACCGAGCCCGACGACGACGGCCAGGATGTACAACCGGTCGGCCACGGGATCGAGGATCGCCCCGATCTTCGAGGTCTGACCGAGGCTGCGGGCCAGCTTTCCGTCGAGGTAGTCGGTGATCCCGGAGACGATGAGCACGAGCAGGGCGAGCTCGTCCCACTCCGGTCCCAGGACGAGCCACAGGAACACGGGAACCAGCAGCAGCCGGACGAAGCTGAGGGCATTGGGCACCGTCAGCACGCGATCCTCGGTGTTCATCACCGGCAAGACTAGGCCATCGACCCGCGAACCCGGCGCCCTGCGCGTCGCGTCGCCGTTCCACATCGAGAGACACCGCAGGGCTCGTGCTGCACGGTTCGCGGTGAGTGCCAAGATGGAAGAGGAAGAACATCTCCACCCCATCGAACTAGGCGGGGCCTGACGGCCCCGACCCGAGGAGGACGCGTGGCTGACTACAGCTTGCCCGATCTGTCGTACGACTACGGTGCCCTGGATCCGCACATCTCCGGCAAGATCATGGAGCTGCACCACTCCAAGCACCACGCCACCTACGTGAAGGGCCTGAACACGGCCCTCGAGAAGCTCGAGGAGGCGCGCGACTCCGACAACTTCGGAGCGATCGCCGGCATCGAGAAGAACCTGGCGTTCAACCTGGGTGGTCACATCAACCACTCGATCTTCTGGAAGAACCTGTCCCCCGAGGGCGGCGACAAGCCCACCGGCGACCTCGCGGCCGCGCTCGACGAGAACTTCGGTTCCTTCGACAAGTTCCGCGCGCACTTCGAGCAGACCGCGCTCACGATCCAGGGGTCCGGCTGGGCCATCCTCGCGTGGGACTCCCTCGGCCAGAAGCTGCTCGTCGTGCAGCTCTACGACCAGCAGGCCAACATCCCGGCCACGCTGATCCCCATCACCCAGCTCGACATGTGGGAGCACGCGTTCTACCTCGACTACCTCAACGTCAAGGGCGACTACGTCAAGGCGTTCTGGAACATCGTCAACTGGGCCGACGCCCAGGAACGCTTCACCGCAGCCACCACCGGCGGCCAGATCATCTTCTGACCACCCCTGGTACGACGAAGGCCCGCACCTGGTGGTGCGGGCCTTCGTCGTGCCCCAGCCGCCGGGCACCGGTCAACGTCCGTCGTTCGCGGCGATGCGCTGCAGGCGCTCGTTGTACGCCTTGAGCTCAGCGTCGTCGTCACGGTCGGCGGCACGGTCGATGCGGCGCTGCTCGCGCAGGTCGGTGCGGAACCACTGCACCAGCAGAGCGACCATGACGATCAGGAGCGGCACTTCGCCCAGCGCCCAGGCGATCGAGCCGCCGAGGTACTGGTCCTGCACGAGGTCGGTCAGGTACGGACGGTCGAGGTCGCGGTAGTACGACTCTCCCGTCGCGACCGTGGCGGACATCACGGCGATCGAGAAGAACGCGTGGAACGGCAGCGTCACGAGCATGACGCCGAACCGCGCCAGCGGAACCAGGCGCCTCGGCGACGGGTCGACGCCGATGATGACGTAGTAGAAGAGCGTCCCCACGGCGAGGAAGTGCAGCTCCATGCCGACGTGGCCCAGGATGCTGCGCATCAAGGTGTCGAACAGCGGCGTGAAGTACAGGCCGTAGAGGCTGCCGATGAAGAGCATCGGCCCCACGACCGGGTGCGTCAGGAAGGTCGCGACGCGGGAGTGGAGGACGGCCGTCAGCATCCCGCGCGGCGAGACCTCGCCGGACTGCCGCGGCCCGGGCAAGGCCCGCAGTGCCAGCGTGACCGGGGCGCCCAGGACGAGGAAGATCGGCGCGACCATCGAGAGCAGCATGTGGCTGACCATGTGCGCGCTGAAGAGCACGTGCGAGTAGGTGCCGAGACCGCCCATCGTGGCCCAGGCGACGACGAGCATGCCGAGGCCCCACGCGACGGAGCGTCCGACCGGCCAGCGGTCGCCACGACGACGCAGCACGAGGACCCCGGCGACGTACAGGGCCGTCCCGAGGCCGACGACCGCGATCCCGATGCCGCTCGGGTAGAACCCGGTCAGGAACCGCTCCAGGGTGGGGGCCGGGGGCATGGGGCCACCGATCAGGTCCTCGGCCGGGGTCAGCAGGACGTCGCCAGCGGGGGGCGCGGTGCGCGAGAGCGCGACCGCGACGCCGACCGTGCCGACCATGATCAGGATCTCGGTGGCCGCGAGTCGCAGGAACCCGCCGCCGGACGCCAGGATGCGACGACGCTGGTACCAGCCGAGGACCCCCAGGACGACGAACGCCGCGGCCTTGAGCAGGACCATGCGGCCGTACGCGGAGTCGAACAGCTCGCCGAGGGAGGTGGCCCGCACGGAGGCGTTGAGCACACCGGACACCCCGACCACGACGAAGCACCACAGCGCGAGGGTCGAGTAGCGGGCGACGGCCGCCTCGAGGCGTCGACTCCCGCGCCGGGCCACCCAGCCCAGGGCCACGAGCCCACCGACCCAGACCGCGACGCCGGCGACGTGGAGGTAGAGGCTGACCGAGGCGAGGGAGTGCGAGCCCCCGGAGGCCGCGTGCCCCGTGAGCGCGGCCGGAAGCAGGACCGCGAGGGCGAACGCGCTCCAGCCGGCCAGCGCGCGCACCCCGATGGTCCAGCGGAGCACGACGGCCAGGACGAGCGCACCCACCGCCTGCAGGACGATGCTGCGGCCGATGTCGCTGTCGCGGGTCACCGCCGTCAGGACGTTGCGGTCGAGCTGAGAGATCGGCACGGCGAAGAGGTCGGCGGCCGTCACGACGTACAGCAGCACCGAGGCCCAGAACCACGTCCAGGCGGCACGGCGCGCGATGCGGATCCCGTCGACCGCCATGCCCCGGGCGTCACCACTGGGCGACGGCAGGAGCAGCGCGGCCAGCACCAGGAACCCGATGACGGCGATCGCCATGAGATCGGCCAGGAGCGTCACGGCTGGCAGCAGCCAACCCACCCAGGGACCCGGGTCGGGCAGGCCCACGGCCGCCGGTTTCGGGGCCGAGCCCCCCACCACGAGGGTCAGGACGAGAGCCGTGAAGGCGACGGTGGCGCCGACCGCCACCGCGAGGCCGGGTCCGGTCGCGGGCCGCCGGTCCGTCTCGGCGGCGGGTCCGGCGCCCCCGCCCTGCT from Aeromicrobium sp. Sec7.5 harbors:
- a CDS encoding CDP-alcohol phosphatidyltransferase family protein, with protein sequence MNTEDRVLTVPNALSFVRLLLVPVFLWLVLGPEWDELALLVLIVSGITDYLDGKLARSLGQTSKIGAILDPVADRLYILAVVVGLGLREIIPWWLVVAIPLRDVFLFSLVPFLRTRGFSSLPVHFLGKAATAGLLYAFPLLLLGDGAGTVADLANVFGWGFAIWGVGLYWWGGVLYAFQVRRLLTTSARLAPDDRPARGERHPG
- a CDS encoding superoxide dismutase encodes the protein MADYSLPDLSYDYGALDPHISGKIMELHHSKHHATYVKGLNTALEKLEEARDSDNFGAIAGIEKNLAFNLGGHINHSIFWKNLSPEGGDKPTGDLAAALDENFGSFDKFRAHFEQTALTIQGSGWAILAWDSLGQKLLVVQLYDQQANIPATLIPITQLDMWEHAFYLDYLNVKGDYVKAFWNIVNWADAQERFTAATTGGQIIF
- a CDS encoding cytochrome c oxidase assembly protein — encoded protein: MTDQATTEPEAEQGGGAGPAAETDRRPATGPGLAVAVGATVAFTALVLTLVVGGSAPKPAAVGLPDPGPWVGWLLPAVTLLADLMAIAVIGFLVLAALLLPSPSGDARGMAVDGIRIARRAAWTWFWASVLLYVVTAADLFAVPISQLDRNVLTAVTRDSDIGRSIVLQAVGALVLAVVLRWTIGVRALAGWSAFALAVLLPAALTGHAASGGSHSLASVSLYLHVAGVAVWVGGLVALGWVARRGSRRLEAAVARYSTLALWCFVVVGVSGVLNASVRATSLGELFDSAYGRMVLLKAAAFVVLGVLGWYQRRRILASGGGFLRLAATEILIMVGTVGVAVALSRTAPPAGDVLLTPAEDLIGGPMPPAPTLERFLTGFYPSGIGIAVVGLGTALYVAGVLVLRRRGDRWPVGRSVAWGLGMLVVAWATMGGLGTYSHVLFSAHMVSHMLLSMVAPIFLVLGAPVTLALRALPGPRQSGEVSPRGMLTAVLHSRVATFLTHPVVGPMLFIGSLYGLYFTPLFDTLMRSILGHVGMELHFLAVGTLFYYVIIGVDPSPRRLVPLARFGVMLVTLPFHAFFSIAVMSATVATGESYYRDLDRPYLTDLVQDQYLGGSIAWALGEVPLLIVMVALLVQWFRTDLREQRRIDRAADRDDDAELKAYNERLQRIAANDGR